CTTCGTACAACGGTAAGACATCTATTCTTGAACGATTCATGGAGTTGCATCAGTCTGATTTAGATCCAACAGGTGAAGTGACTATTTGTCCAGTAGTGATGGTTGACGCTCCGAGCAAACCTGACATCGCTGATTTTTACGCACGCATCCTGGATAAGTTGATGGCGCCGTACAAACCCACAGCATCTCCTTCAGAGAAGTACTCTCAGATCAAGCGACTCTTTCGCCAGATGGATGTACGCATGCTAATTATTGATGAGATCCACAATCTGATTGCTGGTAGCACCAATAAGCAAAGAGAGTTTCGTAATACCTTAAAGAGTATCGGCAATGAAACCAAGGTTGTCATGGTCGCCGCGGGCACAGAGGATGCTTACAATGCGTTTAATACCGATCCTCAAATGTCCAGTCGGTTCACACCAGAGGAATTACCACTTTGGAAAGCAAACAATGAATTTGGGGGCGTGCTCGCGACCCTGGAATTAAGGACACCGCTGAAGAAGCCCTCGAATCTGAAAGATCCGGCTGCGATGTTGTCTATCTATAATAGAAGTGAAGGAACACTGGGCGACGCTTGCGATCTGGTGAAGGAACTTGCGATTGATGCGATCCGTAAGAAGACGGAACAAATCACAATGGATAGCATAAATAGCCTACGCTGGGTGCCGCCATCTAAGCGCAAGCAGTATAAACGCCCAAATCCATCATGAAAGGAATCACTGAATCTTTATGGCCGATTCACTATAAGCCTCTGCCGGATGAATTGTTGTCTTGCTGGCTGGTGCGACTAGCTCACGGTCACGGCTTGAAGGTTCAGACTTTCTGTAATTTAATATTTGGCAATCAACGCCAAATCTGGAACAGGGACATGGACCGCCTGGCTCCCACGTGGCTAATTGACGAATTAAGCCAGCGAACTGCGACTCCACCAGAGACTACATGGAATACAACGCTACATTCTTATGAGGGACTGCTGTACCGAAAATTCAAAGCATCCGGCGCGCTGCAGTGGATACTTGCCCTCAAGGTATATCACCGCAAGCGGGAAGGATATGGGTTGCAATACTGTCCCACATGCCTGGCGGAAGACAGTATCCCGTACTATCGGAAGCGATGGCGAATCGCTTTTTATACAGTTTGCACTAAGCATCACACCATGATGTTGGACCGGTGTCCGCAATGTGCTGCTGGTGTAGCCTTTCACAGGCTTGACATTGCCAATGGGGATGCGATTGAGGCTGGTAGTCTGGCATTTTGCCATGAGTGCGGATTTGATCTCAGGGAAGCTTCTGCAGTAGAACCACTATCCTATGATAGTGATGCTACTGCCTTATTGTTAAACGCATGCAATGTGTTCGACCTAGATCAGGATTGTGATTACAAATGGGACCTGGGTCGATATTCTGTGTTACATCAATTGAGCATGATTTTAACTTCAAAATACCGGCATGTTTCTTTACGAAATTTTGTGCTAGATCAGTTAGGTTGCCGCGACATACCGTTAACTGCGGGACGAGTATCTTTTGAGATGCGCTCCATTGAAGAAAGACATCATCTGCTTCAGCTCGCCATGTGGTTGATGGTGTTGCCAGATGTGCGTTTGGAGCAGGCTTGGCGTACTGGTACGGTTAGATACAACGTTTTGTTGAAGGATTTTTCCGAACCACCTGACTGGTATAGTTTTGTAACAGCGCAATTTAAAAACTGGCGACGGCGATTTCAAAAATAGAACTTAACTATTCAGCAGCTGTGAGCATTTCTGAATGGTTGCATAGTGCACGGAATTCTAAATTTTCCGACATTAAATGGCTAAACATTGAGCAGAGGTATCCGCTCATTTTGGATAATTGTCTCCCTTTACGCGATGCTGCTAAACAATACATTGGATGGGCGCCTTTGAGTTCGGCATGGATGGCACTGGTCAGGGCGAGCATTTAATCGTCCATTAAAGGTTTGATGGCAGGCTTACCACTACGTTTTCAGGCGTGGTAGCTAACAAGTTTAACCGAGGGGCATTCACATTCTCTATGGAATTTATGAAAGCAATGAGCAAAGGCGCGATTCGACTAGGCTATTGATGGGAAACATTCACTGATGGCAACATCAAGACAGTTACGCACTTCATAAAGTACTTTACTTTAATGCTGTATATATGTACAGTAATTGTCGAGCGAAGAAAATGGTTTTTCCACGGCTATATTGGTGACAATTCGACGGAAAACCTAGCCTAGTGGCCATCAAACTGGTAGACTTCACCAGTCAACACCACTAATCAACTGGCGAAGGTCTCCAGCTCATGACTCTTATTCGTTTCCCTTCAGACATAAAGCCGATGTTTTCCGGGCATGAGACATTTCCGTTACGTCAGCTTTGGCTGCGTAAAGCGTTCTGCGAAGTTGAGCGTTACGGTAAATACGCCCCAAAAGGTGTGTTTTCTAATGACGATGCAATTGAGCGATTTGGCGTTGGTAAAAATATGGTTTCGTCAATCCGCCATTGGGCTCTCGCTTGTGATGTAATTCGCGAATGCAAAGATGTTGAAGGTTTTGAACCGGGCATTATTGGTAACTTGCTCTTCGGATCGCATGCATGCGATCCATATTTGGAACGCGACGCGACCATTTGGTTAGTGCATTGGTTGTTGGCGGGCCGAGCGAAGCGTTCAGCGACTTGGTATGTAGTATTTAATTACGTGCAAAG
This is a stretch of genomic DNA from Undibacterium sp. KW1. It encodes these proteins:
- a CDS encoding TniB family NTP-binding protein; protein product: MSQENPYPHLNENARALIMQSDEQRIYAIRKGSWLGYAGAKQVLARMEDLLAYPRITRMPNMLLVAPSYNGKTSILERFMELHQSDLDPTGEVTICPVVMVDAPSKPDIADFYARILDKLMAPYKPTASPSEKYSQIKRLFRQMDVRMLIIDEIHNLIAGSTNKQREFRNTLKSIGNETKVVMVAAGTEDAYNAFNTDPQMSSRFTPEELPLWKANNEFGGVLATLELRTPLKKPSNLKDPAAMLSIYNRSEGTLGDACDLVKELAIDAIRKKTEQITMDSINSLRWVPPSKRKQYKRPNPS
- a CDS encoding TniQ family protein; the protein is MKGITESLWPIHYKPLPDELLSCWLVRLAHGHGLKVQTFCNLIFGNQRQIWNRDMDRLAPTWLIDELSQRTATPPETTWNTTLHSYEGLLYRKFKASGALQWILALKVYHRKREGYGLQYCPTCLAEDSIPYYRKRWRIAFYTVCTKHHTMMLDRCPQCAAGVAFHRLDIANGDAIEAGSLAFCHECGFDLREASAVEPLSYDSDATALLLNACNVFDLDQDCDYKWDLGRYSVLHQLSMILTSKYRHVSLRNFVLDQLGCRDIPLTAGRVSFEMRSIEERHHLLQLAMWLMVLPDVRLEQAWRTGTVRYNVLLKDFSEPPDWYSFVTAQFKNWRRRFQK